The genomic region GTTACTGTTCACTTTTTCCACGTCTCAATATTTAACAAAACCGTTAAATATTGGCAAGCGAAATATAGGTCATCTCATGAGAAAGCTCACGAATAAATTCTCCAGACTCAGACAAAAGCTCTCCCTTCCATTCGGATACATTCCGAGCTTCTGAAGAAAAATTTGCTCCAACAAGAACAAGCTCTTTTCCCTTATTAATATAGGGTTGGTAGTACCTTTTGTGGTGAATTTGCTCGATCGCTCTATGAGCGGAACCATCAAGCTTCATCTCTAAAATATAAGTTGCCTTAGGCATCTCTAGTAAGAGGTCTATTCGCCCTTTGTTTGTCGCTCTTTCTGACAATGGATCAAAACCCATTCCATAAAGCATAGAAAGAAGCATCGCTTGATAAGTCCGCTCTTTTGCCCCCACAAAGACTTGATAAGCAAAGCTAGAAAGACCTACCTTGATGTGCTCAAAAAGAACTTCTACTTGGTAATTCTCCAAGGATTTGACAAACTTCTCTGATGACCTTACATCGATATTATCCGTGAAGTGACTTACCAAAGAGTTCT from Candidatus Neptunochlamydia vexilliferae harbors:
- a CDS encoding PD-(D/E)XK nuclease domain-containing protein, whose amino-acid sequence is MVSHFTDNIDVRSSEKFVKSLENYQVEVLFEHIKVGLSSFAYQVFVGAKERTYQAMLLSMLYGMGFDPLSERATNKGRIDLLLEMPKATYILEMKLDGSAHRAIEQIHHKRYYQPYINKGKELVLVGANFSSEARNVSEWKGELLSESGEFIRELSHEMTYISLANI